The following coding sequences lie in one Candidatus Neomarinimicrobiota bacterium genomic window:
- a CDS encoding DUF1565 domain-containing protein — protein sequence MDIIYANQRGGSLHGGVGWYNNNRRIHVSTAGSDESGNGSEASPYETIQHAINISHSSDTVLVAEGTYAENINFRGKDIVVASKTLTTDDPTTMKSYVAQTIIDGSSPSNSDSASVVTFVGEETSAALLLGFTIQNGTGTNITIDGANKSVGGGIYLYKSSPTLKHLDIKDNDSDHGGGIFFDYNSDASLAFSTVRNNQAVTDGGGICVYSLSDVTLDSILIKDNSSVNGGGYAHPKASNTELKNVRVISNIANTNGGGMYIGGGGWNDSKHYNILVSGNSAGSAGGGIYLTHAKNRSQFFDSIISNNSSGFEGGGLFVKDADPIFERTIFRQNLGVKGGGIYVNSPHVVMKLINTLIYDNTATQFGGGIHAYNNVNLKFFHSTIFNNQCDCGDEDSGIYAHHGIKIYFYNSIFWAGSGLEKVKLNGSAAGRFEARNSIIKGLASIEPSNTNDVIDIDETSFDADPYFSDLGSNDLTLKNYSPAIGYGSANKSLTPDDIDSTAVNLDLNSASRPSGNDPDIGAYENSLNSPANAPPLIDAISDLTITEDSDETTVNLSGIADGDYHSSQTISLTASSADASKIPDPTVTYTSAESTGSITFTPATNANGNVILSVQLSDNGGTDNGGLDTRIANINVSITAVNDPPSITASTISTPENVALVGDIEASDPEGNSISYSIVGGNDSEKFTLTSEGALSFKDAPNYESPSDLDVNNEYEISVETSDGSLAETTSMTITVTDADDGPLATNEISEVEVNEDASDHTIDISAVFTDEDGDEITKTIASNSNTDLLSASISANSLILDFKDNKYGSATLTIQGEANGKTATESFGVNVKGVNDPPSIATADTVTASENQTTVITITASDPDPDNKGFSYSLTGGDDESKFSITNAGVLTFKEAKDKESPDDNNGDGTYLATIQVEDDLSTTGSKTVAVTLTSVNEAPSNITLSSRIIDDNSASGTLVGKLSASDVDAGDSHSYSLVAGDGSTDNSNFTISGDSLKAATTMDTESKKTHFIRIKVTDSGSLNYGKSFTIIVKGVNDNIPIITANQSFTISEASALGSNVGTVLATDADAGDTIQDWKVESGNDEGFFTIGSSTGIIITSKILNYETRANYKLTVTASDGVYTSDIDTVSITVSDVSEGVTVTRNSGLVTTEAAGQDTFSIFLNSAPLHNVKLPLESSDLTEGTVSPDTLTFTSTNWATGQKVTVTGVDDTDDVENVDYIIRVRPTVSTDPNYDGINPEDVSVTNLDDEKGGFLIEPAGGLITSENGRSDVFKVALQVKPTHSVTIPISSSDTTEAMLEASEIVITLLNWSTPQEIAVTGIDDDVSDGNVSYSIKLGAAVSEDAAYNGKDPTDISGTNIDNDIKNIRLYPLEGIFTSEDGTRAFFNVRLQAAPLSDVKIPFRSADTSEVTISPDTLIFSTDNWEGIRKVQVMGKPDSIPDADKMIRIISDPAISNDPAYNNFDTPDPNVHNLNVDAPGVSVSPIFGLNVSEGGQNCTFSLVLLSKPEANVTIGLSSSDVTEATLEQPSVVFTPDNWDVPQSVTVLGQDDAVIDGDQTFSVITDPTVSDDSSYNKVDPSDLILKNVDDEGAGFIISPLSGLSVSEDGTTAETSFQLRTHPASPVTLLLATANDEEGTVAPTSISFNSSNWSESQTVTITGVDDNIKDGRKGLVIVTFPAESEDPHYKDADPVDIIVFNEDNDDALLIVSPSNGLETTEKGGQANFSLTLSAEPLDDVVIFLSSSDETEGTVDPPVARFIASEWMTSIEATVTGVDDNEADGDQQFTIITSEITSGDPVYNNMDPSDVLVVNIDFEPRIVLSDTSFNLVGIETDTTTFAYLEIHNTGNDSLLLTDIQITGDIFSVNTSSMITAPGDTNFLEIIINPGQNIGTYWGNLSFTHNDPRLDMINIPLKAVVILFDNTGPDIVISENEPISENTPLKVTASITDKNSVMDPTLWYRIGGETRPEDVSMDLEDTLNSYYSATIPGKDITWKGVSFDIEAKDERNNKSRSDLKSVNISFTHGQVSTQLKGSAFTQGMPGNLWRMISIPAEVDENTVEEVFENELGKLKVKNWTIWEWTGATKNDGYEEPRVLLPGKAYWLIQHVKSTVDFQLGSGLSIDQSGWTFTFLPGWNLIGNPYPFESSLELNDSLFYGPVTYGWGGEGWSEESTLRPWGGYAVYNRSSTSEMITLRPAITSWILSRQKKPEPDG from the coding sequence TCCTGATAAAGGATAACAGTTCCGTAAATGGCGGCGGTTACGCTCACCCTAAGGCATCAAATACAGAACTAAAAAATGTTCGGGTCATTTCGAACATCGCAAACACCAATGGTGGCGGAATGTATATTGGTGGTGGAGGCTGGAACGACTCAAAACATTATAATATTCTTGTATCAGGGAATAGTGCCGGTTCTGCGGGAGGTGGCATTTATCTTACGCACGCAAAAAATAGATCACAGTTCTTTGATTCAATCATTTCCAATAATTCATCAGGCTTTGAAGGAGGTGGATTATTCGTTAAGGACGCTGATCCCATATTTGAACGAACAATATTTCGTCAGAATCTAGGTGTCAAAGGAGGCGGAATTTATGTCAACTCACCACATGTAGTCATGAAACTCATCAACACCCTTATTTACGACAATACCGCTACTCAATTTGGTGGAGGCATCCATGCCTACAATAACGTAAACCTAAAGTTTTTTCATTCAACAATATTTAACAATCAGTGCGATTGCGGAGACGAAGACTCCGGGATTTATGCCCATCATGGGATAAAAATCTATTTCTACAACTCTATTTTCTGGGCTGGTTCAGGTTTGGAAAAAGTAAAGTTGAACGGTAGTGCTGCCGGAAGATTCGAAGCCAGAAACTCCATAATTAAAGGGCTTGCTTCCATAGAACCTTCTAACACTAATGACGTCATTGATATTGACGAGACAAGTTTTGATGCGGATCCCTACTTTTCTGATCTTGGAAGCAATGACCTCACGCTAAAAAACTATTCACCGGCTATTGGCTACGGAAGTGCCAACAAATCTTTGACACCTGACGATATAGATTCAACAGCTGTTAATTTAGACCTGAACAGTGCTTCTCGGCCTTCAGGGAATGATCCCGATATAGGAGCTTACGAGAACAGCCTCAACTCTCCTGCCAATGCGCCTCCCTTAATTGACGCCATTTCTGACCTCACTATTACAGAAGACTCTGATGAGACCACAGTAAACCTTTCGGGCATTGCCGATGGAGATTATCACTCAAGCCAAACAATCAGTTTAACGGCTTCCAGTGCTGATGCGAGTAAAATTCCTGACCCTACTGTAACCTATACTTCGGCAGAGTCAACTGGATCGATTACCTTTACACCGGCAACGAATGCTAATGGTAATGTCATCCTGAGTGTGCAGTTGTCTGACAATGGCGGAACGGACAACGGCGGTCTTGATACGCGCATTGCCAATATAAATGTTTCCATTACGGCTGTTAATGATCCTCCCAGTATCACCGCCAGTACAATATCGACGCCTGAAAATGTCGCCTTGGTGGGCGATATAGAAGCCAGTGATCCTGAGGGCAATTCTATTAGCTACAGCATTGTGGGAGGTAATGACAGCGAAAAATTTACCCTCACCTCGGAAGGTGCCCTTTCTTTTAAAGATGCACCAAATTATGAATCTCCCTCAGATCTTGATGTAAACAACGAGTATGAAATTTCTGTAGAGACATCTGACGGTTCACTTGCTGAGACTACCTCCATGACAATAACTGTCACCGATGCTGATGATGGGCCACTCGCAACCAACGAAATCTCTGAAGTAGAGGTAAATGAAGATGCATCTGATCACACCATTGACATATCAGCGGTTTTTACCGATGAAGATGGAGATGAAATAACGAAAACAATTGCATCGAACAGCAACACTGATCTGCTGAGTGCATCTATATCTGCAAACAGCTTAATACTGGACTTTAAAGACAACAAGTATGGATCAGCCACACTGACGATCCAAGGAGAAGCAAACGGCAAGACGGCTACAGAATCGTTTGGCGTTAATGTTAAAGGTGTTAACGACCCGCCCTCCATCGCCACGGCCGATACAGTGACAGCATCGGAGAACCAGACCACAGTAATAACCATAACGGCCTCAGATCCCGATCCGGATAATAAGGGCTTTAGTTACAGCCTTACAGGTGGTGATGATGAATCAAAGTTTTCCATTACCAATGCAGGGGTCCTCACTTTCAAAGAAGCCAAAGACAAAGAATCTCCCGATGACAATAATGGTGACGGTACTTATTTGGCAACTATCCAAGTGGAGGATGATTTATCAACAACAGGCTCAAAAACGGTTGCCGTGACCCTTACCAGTGTAAATGAGGCACCGTCGAATATCACTCTTTCCAGCAGGATCATTGATGACAACAGCGCCTCAGGAACCCTCGTAGGCAAATTAAGCGCGTCTGATGTGGACGCTGGTGACAGCCATTCCTATTCACTTGTGGCTGGTGATGGAAGCACGGATAACTCAAACTTCACCATTTCCGGCGACAGTCTTAAAGCGGCCACCACCATGGACACCGAGTCAAAGAAAACACATTTCATTCGAATAAAGGTCACTGACTCAGGAAGCCTCAATTATGGAAAATCATTTACCATTATTGTTAAGGGTGTTAATGACAATATTCCCATTATAACGGCAAATCAGTCTTTCACAATATCAGAAGCTTCCGCATTGGGAAGTAATGTCGGCACAGTTCTGGCGACCGATGCTGATGCCGGTGATACCATTCAGGACTGGAAAGTCGAATCCGGAAACGATGAAGGTTTTTTCACCATCGGTTCATCGACCGGTATAATAATAACATCTAAGATTCTTAATTATGAAACGAGGGCTAACTACAAACTAACCGTTACAGCGAGTGATGGTGTATATACTTCAGACATTGATACGGTCTCCATCACTGTTTCTGATGTTTCAGAAGGGGTCACCGTAACTCGGAACTCCGGACTAGTTACTACAGAGGCAGCAGGCCAGGACACTTTCAGCATATTCCTCAATTCCGCACCCCTTCATAATGTCAAGTTACCCCTTGAGTCATCGGACCTTACTGAGGGGACAGTTTCACCAGACACGCTTACTTTTACTTCCACTAATTGGGCAACAGGCCAAAAAGTGACAGTGACAGGTGTAGATGATACAGATGATGTAGAAAATGTGGACTATATCATCAGAGTAAGGCCTACTGTTTCCACAGATCCAAACTATGACGGAATTAACCCCGAAGATGTTTCAGTAACGAACTTAGACGATGAAAAAGGCGGCTTCCTGATTGAACCTGCTGGTGGCCTTATCACCTCAGAGAATGGCCGTTCTGATGTGTTTAAGGTGGCTCTTCAGGTTAAACCGACCCACTCCGTAACTATACCCATTTCATCCAGCGATACCACCGAAGCCATGCTGGAAGCCAGCGAAATTGTTATTACCCTCCTAAATTGGTCAACCCCTCAAGAGATAGCTGTTACGGGTATTGACGATGATGTTTCAGATGGTAATGTCAGTTATTCTATTAAGTTGGGCGCTGCCGTTTCAGAGGATGCGGCATATAATGGCAAGGACCCCACTGACATTTCCGGAACCAACATAGATAATGATATCAAGAATATTCGACTTTACCCTCTGGAGGGTATTTTTACCTCCGAGGATGGCACAAGAGCATTCTTCAATGTACGTCTTCAGGCCGCTCCGCTTTCCGATGTGAAAATACCCTTTAGGAGTGCAGATACTTCGGAGGTTACCATAAGTCCGGATACATTGATATTTTCCACCGATAACTGGGAAGGAATAAGAAAAGTTCAAGTAATGGGCAAACCGGACTCTATTCCGGATGCGGACAAAATGATAAGAATAATTTCTGATCCAGCTATTTCAAACGATCCCGCTTACAACAATTTTGACACCCCGGACCCTAATGTTCATAACCTGAATGTTGATGCGCCGGGTGTAAGTGTGAGCCCCATTTTCGGCCTAAATGTCAGTGAGGGTGGTCAAAATTGTACTTTCAGTCTCGTATTGTTATCAAAACCCGAGGCCAATGTTACTATTGGGCTGTCAAGTTCGGATGTGACGGAGGCAACACTGGAACAGCCCTCGGTTGTGTTTACCCCTGATAACTGGGACGTTCCTCAATCTGTTACGGTCCTGGGGCAGGATGATGCTGTTATTGATGGCGACCAGACCTTCAGTGTAATCACTGATCCGACGGTTTCAGATGACAGTTCATACAATAAAGTCGATCCATCAGATCTCATATTGAAAAACGTTGATGATGAAGGAGCGGGATTTATTATAAGCCCCCTGAGTGGACTTTCTGTCTCTGAAGACGGTACAACCGCCGAGACCAGTTTTCAGTTAAGGACTCACCCCGCTTCACCTGTTACACTGCTGCTTGCAACAGCCAACGATGAAGAGGGAACTGTTGCACCCACAAGTATTTCATTTAATTCCTCTAACTGGTCTGAGTCACAAACAGTCACTATAACCGGGGTCGATGATAATATAAAGGACGGTCGGAAAGGTTTAGTCATCGTGACATTCCCGGCAGAATCTGAGGATCCACACTACAAAGACGCTGATCCTGTAGATATTATTGTATTTAATGAAGACAATGATGATGCCCTTTTAATTGTTAGCCCAAGCAATGGTCTTGAAACAACGGAGAAGGGGGGGCAGGCCAACTTTTCTCTTACCCTCTCCGCTGAACCTCTGGATGATGTAGTTATCTTTCTTTCAAGTAGCGATGAAACAGAAGGCACGGTTGATCCCCCTGTTGCTAGATTTATAGCCAGTGAATGGATGACTTCTATAGAGGCCACGGTCACCGGTGTAGATGACAATGAAGCGGATGGAGACCAGCAATTCACGATCATTACTTCTGAAATAACCTCTGGCGATCCTGTTTACAATAATATGGACCCTTCGGATGTCTTGGTTGTCAATATTGATTTTGAACCAAGGATAGTGCTTTCAGATACATCATTTAATTTAGTGGGCATTGAGACGGACACCACCACCTTCGCCTATCTTGAGATCCATAATACCGGTAACGATAGCCTTCTATTAACAGACATTCAAATAACAGGGGATATTTTCTCTGTAAATACCAGCTCAATGATCACGGCACCGGGTGATACCAATTTTCTTGAGATCATCATAAACCCCGGTCAAAATATCGGTACTTACTGGGGCAATCTTAGTTTTACCCATAACGACCCAAGACTGGACATGATAAATATCCCACTAAAAGCTGTTGTCATACTGTTCGACAATACCGGTCCCGATATTGTCATAAGTGAAAATGAACCGATCTCGGAAAACACACCCCTCAAAGTAACAGCATCCATCACTGACAAAAACAGCGTAATGGATCCCACCTTATGGTACAGAATTGGAGGTGAAACAAGGCCAGAAGATGTATCCATGGATTTGGAGGATACTCTGAATTCGTATTATTCGGCGACTATTCCTGGAAAAGATATTACCTGGAAGGGTGTGAGTTTTGATATTGAAGCAAAAGATGAAAGAAATAATAAGTCCAGAAGTGATTTAAAGTCGGTCAATATATCATTCACACATGGCCAGGTATCCACACAATTAAAAGGTAGTGCCTTCACCCAAGGAATGCCTGGAAATCTATGGCGAATGATTTCCATTCCGGCGGAAGTTGATGAAAATACAGTAGAGGAAGTTTTTGAAAATGAACTGGGAAAATTGAAGGTGAAGAACTGGACTATCTGGGAATGGACGGGCGCTACCAAAAACGACGGTTATGAAGAGCCCCGGGTATTATTGCCCGGAAAGGCCTACTGGCTTATACAGCACGTAAAATCGACAGTTGATTTTCAACTTGGTTCAGGATTGAGCATTGACCAATCGGGCTGGACTTTTACTTTCCTTCCCGGATGGAATCTTATCGGTAACCCCTACCCTTTTGAATCAAGTCTGGAATTAAACGACTCTCTTTTCTACGGTCCTGTCACCTACGGATGGGGCGGAGAAGGTTGGTCTGAGGAAAGCACCCTCCGACCCTGGGGTGGATATGCTGTTTACAACCGTAGCAGTACATCGGAAATGATCACTTTGAGGCCGGCAATAACATCCTGGATACTCTCCAGGCAAAAAAAACCTGAACCTGACGG